Proteins encoded by one window of Cylindrospermum stagnale PCC 7417:
- a CDS encoding sensor histidine kinase, with amino-acid sequence MKADLQVQDINVISLKEASIHLSSQIQPHGILLVLEEPELKVLQVSTNTLSVFGIPAENLLQKKLEDLLDPFQIERIKSGLSEQSLDFINPTKIWVRKKGDEYTVFDAVFHRNSQGLLILELEPAISQENIPFLSFYHLARASINQLEKTTNLREFCQIIVQEVRKVTGFDRVMLYKFDDDGHGSVVAEEKIDSLESYLGLHFPESDIPKPARKLFISNSIRSIPQANAQPVQIFPVNNPVNERPTDLTNSILRSAAPCHLEYLHNMGVGSSLTISLIKDEKLWGLIACHHQVPKYVSYELRKACEFLGRVIFAEISAREETEDYGYRMNLTHIQSRLVEYMSQAENFIDGLIQNQPNLLDLTSAQGAAVCFGGKCTVIGETPKEEDLYFLVEWLKSNVAEEVFYTDSLPQIYPDAEKFKNVASGLLAIPISKRNYVLWFRPEVIQTVNWGGDPNNAFALSQSDGNARLCPRKSFDLWKETVRLTSLPWQYVEIKAALELRKAIVNIVLRQADELAQLAEDLERSNAELKKFAYVASHDLQEPLNQVANYVQLLEMRYQEELDADAKEFINYAVEGVSLMQTLIDDVLAYSKVDSQAIAFQLIGVETPLERALGNLRQRIAEAGAVITHDPLPSVMADNTQLMQLFQNLIANAIKFHSDKPPQIHVGAERLEDEWLFSVRDNGIGIDPRFSDRIFIIFQRLHTRDEYPGTGMGLAICKKIVECHRGRIWVESQLGQGATFYFTIPVGGREHERRNGRKAQNNLFS; translated from the coding sequence ATGAAAGCAGATTTACAAGTGCAAGATATTAATGTAATTAGCTTGAAAGAGGCATCGATTCATCTTTCTAGCCAAATTCAGCCGCATGGTATTTTGTTGGTTTTAGAAGAGCCTGAGCTAAAGGTATTACAAGTTAGCACTAATACATTGAGTGTTTTCGGAATTCCTGCCGAAAATTTGTTGCAAAAAAAATTAGAAGACTTACTTGATCCATTTCAAATAGAGCGAATTAAATCAGGGTTATCAGAGCAGAGTCTCGATTTCATCAACCCGACAAAAATATGGGTAAGAAAAAAAGGTGATGAATATACGGTGTTTGATGCCGTTTTTCACCGTAATTCTCAGGGGCTTTTGATTCTGGAATTAGAGCCTGCTATTTCTCAAGAAAATATTCCTTTTTTGAGCTTTTACCATTTGGCGAGAGCTTCGATTAATCAATTAGAAAAAACCACAAATCTCCGGGAATTTTGTCAAATCATTGTCCAGGAAGTGCGGAAGGTCACAGGATTTGACAGGGTGATGCTATATAAATTTGATGATGATGGACATGGTTCTGTCGTTGCTGAAGAAAAAATAGACAGCCTGGAGTCTTATTTAGGATTGCACTTTCCAGAGTCAGATATTCCTAAACCAGCTAGAAAATTATTTATTTCTAATTCGATTAGATCAATTCCCCAAGCTAATGCTCAACCTGTACAAATTTTTCCAGTTAATAATCCGGTAAATGAGCGTCCGACTGATTTGACAAACTCTATTCTCAGAAGTGCTGCACCTTGTCATTTAGAGTACTTACATAATATGGGTGTTGGTTCTTCTTTGACGATTTCTTTGATTAAAGATGAAAAACTCTGGGGGCTAATTGCTTGTCATCATCAAGTACCCAAGTATGTGTCTTACGAGTTGAGGAAAGCATGTGAGTTTTTGGGACGAGTGATATTTGCTGAAATTTCCGCTAGAGAAGAAACAGAAGATTATGGTTATCGGATGAATTTGACACATATTCAATCAAGACTGGTTGAATATATGTCCCAAGCAGAAAACTTTATTGATGGTTTAATTCAAAACCAGCCAAATCTCCTAGATTTAACGAGTGCTCAAGGTGCAGCTGTCTGTTTTGGGGGAAAATGCACGGTAATTGGTGAGACTCCTAAAGAAGAAGATTTGTATTTTTTAGTTGAATGGCTGAAGAGTAATGTTGCCGAAGAAGTCTTCTATACCGATTCTCTACCGCAGATTTATCCAGATGCCGAAAAGTTCAAAAACGTTGCCAGCGGTTTGTTAGCTATTCCCATTTCTAAGCGGAATTATGTTTTGTGGTTTCGACCAGAAGTAATTCAAACTGTAAATTGGGGTGGAGATCCAAATAATGCGTTTGCATTGAGTCAATCAGATGGAAATGCGCGTTTGTGTCCGCGTAAATCATTTGATCTGTGGAAAGAAACAGTTCGCTTAACATCTTTACCTTGGCAATATGTGGAAATTAAAGCAGCTTTAGAACTGCGGAAAGCCATTGTGAATATTGTGCTGCGACAAGCTGATGAACTGGCTCAGTTAGCTGAAGATTTAGAACGTTCTAATGCTGAGTTGAAAAAATTTGCTTATGTCGCTTCCCATGACTTGCAAGAACCACTCAATCAAGTAGCCAACTACGTGCAGTTGTTGGAGATGCGTTATCAAGAAGAACTGGATGCTGATGCTAAAGAGTTTATCAACTATGCTGTGGAGGGAGTGAGCCTGATGCAGACATTGATTGATGACGTGCTAGCATATTCTAAAGTGGACAGTCAAGCGATCGCCTTTCAACTGATTGGGGTAGAAACACCTTTAGAACGCGCCCTTGGTAATTTGCGTCAACGCATTGCCGAAGCTGGAGCGGTAATTACTCACGATCCCTTACCATCTGTGATGGCTGACAACACGCAACTGATGCAGCTATTTCAGAACCTGATTGCCAACGCTATCAAGTTCCATAGTGACAAACCACCACAAATTCATGTGGGAGCAGAGCGGCTAGAGGATGAATGGTTGTTCTCAGTTAGGGATAATGGGATTGGGATTGATCCACGGTTTAGCGATCGCATTTTTATCATCTTTCAGCGCCTACATACAAGGGATGAATATCCCGGCACTGGTATGGGCTTGGCTATATGCAAGAAGATTGTCGAATGCCACCGGGGGCGAATCTGGGTAGAGTCACAACTCGGTCAGGGCGCAACCTTCTACTTTACGATTCCCGTCGGAGGGCGCGAGCATGAACGAAGAAATGGAAGGAAAGCACAAAATAATCTTTTTAGTTGA
- a CDS encoding response regulator: MNEEMEGKHKIIFLVEDNKADIRLIQEALKNSALLHKVVTARDGVDAMAYLRQEGEYVDAPRPDLILLDLNLPRKDGREVLAEIKTDPNLKRIPVVVLTTSKNEDDIFHSYDLHVNCYITKSRNLSQLFQIVKGIEDFWLSTATLPSA, from the coding sequence ATGAACGAAGAAATGGAAGGAAAGCACAAAATAATCTTTTTAGTTGAGGACAATAAAGCTGACATCCGCTTAATTCAAGAAGCCTTGAAAAATAGCGCACTACTACACAAAGTCGTGACAGCCAGGGATGGCGTGGATGCGATGGCTTATCTCCGCCAAGAAGGAGAATATGTTGATGCACCACGCCCTGATCTGATTTTGCTAGATTTGAACTTGCCCAGAAAAGACGGCCGAGAAGTGCTAGCAGAAATCAAAACCGACCCCAATCTAAAACGTATTCCTGTAGTAGTGTTGACAACCTCAAAAAATGAAGATGACATTTTTCATAGCTACGACTTACACGTAAATTGTTACATCACTAAATCCCGCAACCTCAGCCAGTTATTCCAAATCGTCAAGGGGATCGAAGACTTTTGGCTCTCTACTGCCACCCTACCATCGGCATAA
- a CDS encoding hybrid sensor histidine kinase/response regulator, which yields MIAASYSLQILLIEDNLAEARLLQEYLKQAKSKNFSLVHVQRLRDAFNKLSQSTYDVILLDLTLPDSQGLSSLPLLICQAPSTPIVVLTNTNDEELAIEAVRQGAQDYLVKRQVNVDVLVRAVHYAIERKQLLESLRTVNKTLETRVEERTAELVKAKEINQFKSEFVSMLSHDIRNPLNTILLAAGLLQNSDDKLTKDKKITHFQMIRSAIKNMAQLLDEVSFIGKAESSKLRCELSPMDLAAFCRQIVEESQLTALDKHLTLVFATFGELGEILGDETLLRHILGNLLNNAIKYSLPGGTVRFELIAQDDSVIFQFQDWGIGIAKQDQKRLFQPFHRGENVGKAPGTGLGLAIVKKCVEAQGGDILVNSEVGLGTTFIVTLPLIRI from the coding sequence ATGATAGCTGCGAGCTACTCATTACAAATTTTGTTGATTGAAGACAACCTGGCAGAAGCTAGGTTGTTACAAGAGTATCTCAAGCAAGCCAAGTCCAAAAACTTTAGTTTGGTTCATGTGCAGCGACTGCGGGATGCATTCAATAAACTAAGTCAGTCTACTTATGATGTGATTTTGTTGGATCTCACCCTTCCTGACAGTCAAGGATTATCATCCCTACCTCTGCTGATCTGTCAAGCTCCTAGCACACCGATTGTTGTCCTGACGAATACAAACGACGAAGAACTAGCAATCGAGGCAGTACGGCAGGGGGCCCAAGATTATCTAGTCAAGCGGCAGGTAAATGTAGATGTATTAGTTCGCGCCGTCCATTATGCGATTGAACGCAAGCAGCTTTTGGAATCATTACGCACAGTTAATAAAACATTAGAAACACGGGTTGAGGAACGAACTGCTGAATTGGTGAAAGCCAAAGAAATCAATCAGTTCAAATCTGAATTTGTCTCGATGCTCTCTCATGACATTCGCAATCCCCTAAATACGATTCTCTTAGCTGCGGGATTATTGCAAAACAGCGATGACAAATTAACCAAAGATAAAAAAATTACGCATTTTCAGATGATTCGCTCGGCGATCAAAAACATGGCCCAGCTATTGGATGAAGTTTCATTCATCGGTAAAGCCGAAAGCAGCAAACTGCGGTGCGAACTCAGTCCGATGGATTTGGCAGCTTTCTGCCGCCAAATCGTGGAAGAATCTCAATTGACCGCTCTAGATAAGCATCTAACTCTCGTGTTCGCCACTTTTGGGGAATTGGGCGAAATATTAGGAGATGAAACTCTGTTGCGGCACATTTTGGGAAACTTGCTGAATAATGCGATTAAATATTCACTACCAGGAGGCACAGTCAGATTTGAATTAATAGCTCAGGATGACTCAGTAATTTTCCAGTTTCAAGATTGGGGAATAGGCATCGCCAAACAAGACCAAAAGCGACTGTTTCAGCCTTTCCATCGGGGAGAAAATGTTGGGAAAGCTCCTGGTACTGGCTTAGGGCTAGCGATTGTAAAAAAGTGTGTTGAAGCACAGGGGGGCGATATTTTAGTCAATAGTGAAGTTGGATTAGGCACGACATTTATAGTCACGCTGCCCTTGATCAGAATTTAA
- a CDS encoding helix-turn-helix domain-containing protein yields MFLTPFQRKLLLESLQKKLLESYRQRIEIMLLADEGKTQTEICQILGCCAATVRHWTHIARMGMAHQWQDCPIGRPKAVNDRYLERLQELVSSSPRDYGYSFQRWTANWLQKHLAKEFGVAVSDRHIKRLLKQMGLSTRPKPRDNQEQVQGSKIFIGDLKSATVPDNSEFLPMNFAKFSKDLDTHGAQFIR; encoded by the coding sequence ATGTTTTTAACACCATTTCAGCGTAAATTGCTGCTAGAGAGCTTACAAAAAAAGTTACTAGAGTCCTACCGCCAGCGAATTGAAATCATGTTGTTGGCAGATGAAGGTAAAACTCAAACAGAAATTTGTCAAATTTTGGGGTGTTGTGCAGCAACGGTAAGACATTGGACACACATTGCCCGGATGGGGATGGCGCACCAATGGCAGGATTGTCCGATTGGTCGCCCTAAAGCAGTGAATGATAGGTATTTAGAGCGTTTGCAGGAGCTAGTTAGCAGTAGTCCCCGCGATTATGGCTATTCTTTTCAACGGTGGACAGCGAACTGGCTGCAAAAACATCTAGCAAAGGAATTTGGGGTGGCGGTGAGCGATCGCCATATCAAGCGACTACTTAAACAAATGGGGTTATCCACGCGACCAAAACCCCGCGATAACCAAGAGCAGGTTCAGGGTTCCAAAATTTTCATTGGTGATCTTAAATCGGCAACAGTTCCAGATAATAGCGAATTTCTGCCGATGAACTTCGCAAAATTCAGCAAAGATTTAGATACTCATGGTGCACAATTTATCCGCTGA
- a CDS encoding peptidase domain-containing ABC transporter produces MVHNLSAELLSRQQFNNILGYSLDEEEFQHCLSQIKYLNPKVGKFWQGTDAEPGIYIAIAGKVRLLSSTDELIATLEPGESFGEFSLFPDAELQPYAARASVNLQLCFVPSRVLWPLMAKYPQIREHLWVKARSRNILQKPPVTAAESNTNYQTDISSQAASPTRDQKIHQAYFPSPNQQVGHLWQRVIRRYPFFAQHDASDCGPACLVMVSRYWGKHFTVNRLRDIANVDRNGASLQGLVTAAESIGFTTRPIKASLQQLAKQNLPAIVHWEGNHYIVVYEITPKHVIVGDPAIGQRTLSHSEFKAGWIGYTLLLQPTTMLKEAKETYTPFWQFFELMKSYSVVLLEVFIASVFIQIFGLITPLFTQLILDRVIVQRSELTLTAVGLGLLIFNLFQVVMTGLRQYLLDHTANRIDLALIVAFIRHTLRLPLSFFESRYVGDIISRVQENRKIQRFLSGEALSILLDLLTVFIYLGLMFWYSWQMALLVLLIIPPFALLALIATPFLQRISREIFSAVAKESSYLIEALTGVRTVKATAVEQTVRWHWEELLNKEIKTNFSGQVIGIRLQLFSGTIQAVITTALLWFGAHQVIHNQLTIGQLVAFNMLLGNIISPFQRLSVLWEELQEVVIAVERINDVLETQPEEDLQHQIRQNLPPLKGHIRFENVTFRYRPESNINILENLSFEVKPGNIVALVGRSGSGKTTISKLVLGLYTPTEGKILIDGHDITTISLSSLRQQVGVVDQDTFLFGGTIRENISLGYPGANLAEVIEAAQLAGADEFIKKLPMGYESQIGEGGGLLSGGQRQRIAIARALLGNPQLLILDEATSHLDTESERIIQQNLNTILKGRTTLLIAHRLSTVRKADLILVLDRGVVIESGNHEKLMAKQGHYFYLNQQQFYGSE; encoded by the coding sequence ATGGTGCACAATTTATCCGCTGAGTTACTGTCTCGGCAACAGTTCAACAACATTCTGGGATATTCTCTGGACGAAGAAGAATTTCAACATTGTCTTTCACAAATTAAATATCTTAACCCGAAAGTCGGCAAGTTCTGGCAAGGAACTGATGCTGAACCAGGCATCTATATTGCGATCGCAGGTAAGGTCAGGTTACTTTCTAGTACCGATGAGTTAATTGCTACCTTGGAGCCGGGGGAATCATTTGGCGAATTTAGCTTATTCCCAGATGCCGAGTTACAACCTTACGCGGCCAGGGCTTCAGTAAACTTGCAACTGTGTTTTGTTCCGAGTCGTGTGTTATGGCCATTAATGGCCAAATATCCCCAAATTCGCGAACATTTGTGGGTCAAGGCGCGATCGCGTAATATCCTGCAAAAACCCCCAGTCACCGCAGCCGAATCAAACACAAACTATCAAACAGATATTTCGTCACAGGCCGCTTCACCAACACGCGATCAAAAGATTCACCAAGCCTATTTTCCCAGCCCCAATCAGCAAGTCGGGCACTTATGGCAGCGAGTGATCCGGCGTTATCCGTTTTTTGCCCAACATGACGCCTCTGACTGTGGCCCAGCTTGTTTAGTCATGGTGTCTCGATATTGGGGCAAACACTTTACCGTCAATCGCTTGCGGGATATCGCCAATGTAGACCGTAATGGCGCCAGCTTGCAGGGGTTAGTAACAGCAGCAGAAAGCATCGGCTTTACCACACGACCAATAAAAGCCAGTCTTCAGCAGTTAGCAAAGCAAAACTTACCAGCCATAGTCCACTGGGAAGGCAACCACTACATCGTTGTCTACGAAATTACCCCCAAACACGTGATCGTCGGCGACCCCGCCATTGGTCAACGCACCCTCAGCCACAGCGAATTTAAAGCCGGCTGGATTGGTTATACACTGCTGCTGCAACCAACAACCATGCTTAAAGAAGCCAAAGAGACCTACACCCCCTTTTGGCAATTCTTTGAGTTAATGAAATCTTACTCTGTGGTATTGCTAGAAGTGTTTATCGCTTCCGTATTTATCCAGATATTCGGACTCATTACCCCCCTATTTACCCAATTAATTTTAGACCGCGTCATCGTCCAAAGATCAGAACTCACCTTAACAGCGGTGGGATTAGGTTTGCTGATCTTTAACCTCTTCCAAGTAGTGATGACAGGGTTGCGGCAATATCTGCTAGACCACACAGCCAATAGAATAGACCTGGCACTCATTGTCGCATTTATTCGCCATACCCTGCGGCTACCCTTAAGTTTCTTCGAGTCCCGTTATGTCGGAGATATAATCTCTCGCGTCCAAGAAAACCGCAAAATTCAACGTTTCCTTTCCGGTGAAGCATTATCTATCCTGCTAGATTTACTCACAGTCTTTATCTATCTAGGATTAATGTTTTGGTACAGTTGGCAAATGGCATTACTCGTATTGCTAATTATCCCGCCTTTTGCCTTGCTAGCCTTAATTGCCACACCTTTTTTACAAAGAATTTCCAGAGAAATATTTAGTGCTGTTGCCAAAGAGAGTAGCTACCTAATTGAAGCCCTAACTGGTGTACGGACAGTGAAAGCTACAGCAGTGGAACAAACAGTGCGTTGGCATTGGGAAGAGTTATTAAACAAAGAAATAAAAACTAACTTTTCCGGGCAAGTCATTGGTATTCGTCTACAACTATTCAGTGGCACAATTCAAGCAGTAATCACTACTGCTTTGCTGTGGTTTGGGGCACACCAGGTAATTCACAACCAGTTAACCATTGGGCAATTGGTAGCATTTAATATGCTCCTAGGAAATATTATTTCGCCCTTTCAACGATTAAGCGTCTTGTGGGAAGAATTGCAAGAAGTCGTGATTGCAGTAGAACGAATTAATGATGTCTTAGAGACGCAACCAGAAGAAGATTTACAGCACCAAATCCGGCAAAATTTACCACCACTAAAAGGTCACATTCGCTTTGAAAACGTGACCTTTCGTTATCGCCCCGAAAGCAATATCAATATTTTAGAAAATCTCAGTTTTGAAGTCAAACCTGGGAACATAGTAGCGCTGGTAGGACGAAGTGGTTCAGGAAAAACTACTATCTCTAAGTTAGTTTTGGGCTTGTATACCCCTACAGAAGGCAAAATTTTGATTGATGGACATGATATTACCACTATTTCCTTAAGTTCCTTACGTCAGCAAGTCGGTGTAGTTGACCAAGATACCTTTTTATTTGGCGGCACAATTCGGGAAAATATTAGCTTAGGCTATCCAGGTGCAAATTTAGCAGAAGTTATCGAGGCAGCACAACTAGCAGGTGCCGATGAGTTTATTAAAAAATTACCAATGGGCTACGAAAGCCAAATTGGTGAAGGTGGGGGGTTGTTGTCTGGTGGACAGCGACAGCGAATAGCTATTGCCAGAGCGTTATTAGGTAATCCCCAATTGCTGATTTTAGATGAGGCAACTTCTCATTTAGACACCGAATCAGAGAGAATTATTCAGCAAAATTTGAACACAATCCTCAAGGGAAGAACCACATTGTTAATCGCCCATCGTCTTTCCACCGTGCGAAAAGCAGATTTGATTTTAGTACTAGACAGAGGTGTGGTAATTGAGAGTGGAAATCATGAAAAATTGATGGCGAAGCAGGGACATTATTTCTATCTTAATCAACAGCAATTTTATGGTTCTGAATGA
- a CDS encoding HlyD family efflux transporter periplasmic adaptor subunit gives MPNTLKRPTNNSLPENPPHQEILSPPRPARTTDGWSDITKESLDSLPQVWTRGLLYFLVLFISILLPWLTLSRMDETGIAKGKVEPKDKTIKLDAPVVGTVVEIRAKEGDSVKAGQTLLLLESELVQSELRQTQDKLEGQLNRLAQLNSSKTQLFASLATQEQQNQSQQLEKQTQIDQARQNIKALKNSYELQKNEKLSLVNQAQQTLEHSQNASKLVESSLASTQREVERYSKLKQAGIVPEINVVEKQDIAKDKQKLYEQSKADIEQAKLRLAEQKTSYERNIRQINAEIEQAKLRLKEQERSYQSLTQSGQLAVLKIAEQQKNMETEITSLKSEIAQSKRQIESLKFQLGQRDIKATANGTLFQLPIQKAGSVVQPGTMVAEIAPLNSPLIIRAQMATSESGSLRIGLPVKIKFDAYPYQDYGVIAGELINISPTTIEIDTPNGKMAAYNLDISLKQNCIPSANKCIALRPGDTATAEVIVRQRRIIDFLLDPFKKLQQGGSKL, from the coding sequence ATGCCAAATACATTAAAGAGACCCACAAACAACTCACTACCAGAAAATCCGCCGCATCAGGAAATTTTATCGCCGCCAAGACCTGCTAGAACAACTGATGGTTGGTCTGACATAACCAAAGAATCACTAGATAGCTTGCCCCAGGTTTGGACAAGAGGATTGCTATACTTTTTGGTTCTATTTATATCTATACTTTTACCTTGGCTAACCCTTTCTCGGATGGATGAAACTGGTATAGCCAAGGGAAAAGTTGAACCGAAAGACAAGACAATTAAACTTGATGCACCTGTGGTAGGAACTGTTGTCGAAATTCGGGCAAAAGAAGGTGATTCGGTTAAAGCTGGGCAGACTTTGTTATTGTTAGAATCAGAATTAGTCCAATCAGAATTACGGCAGACCCAGGATAAATTAGAAGGACAATTAAACCGACTTGCTCAGTTAAATTCATCCAAAACTCAGTTATTTGCATCCTTGGCAACTCAAGAACAACAAAATCAATCTCAACAATTAGAAAAGCAGACTCAGATTGACCAAGCACGACAGAATATTAAGGCTCTAAAAAATTCCTATGAATTACAAAAAAATGAAAAACTGTCTCTAGTCAATCAGGCACAGCAAACTCTTGAGCATAGTCAAAATGCTAGTAAGTTAGTAGAGAGCAGTTTAGCAAGTACTCAGCGGGAAGTTGAACGCTACAGCAAGCTAAAACAGGCAGGAATTGTTCCAGAAATTAATGTTGTAGAAAAGCAAGACATAGCTAAAGATAAGCAAAAATTATATGAGCAAAGTAAAGCAGATATTGAACAGGCTAAGTTACGTTTAGCCGAACAAAAAACTAGCTATGAGCGAAATATTCGCCAAATTAATGCAGAAATTGAGCAGGCTAAGTTGCGACTAAAAGAACAGGAAAGAAGTTATCAAAGCTTGACCCAATCTGGTCAGCTAGCTGTGCTTAAAATCGCCGAACAGCAGAAGAATATGGAAACAGAAATTACTTCGCTGAAGTCAGAAATTGCTCAAAGTAAAAGACAGATTGAATCATTAAAATTTCAGTTGGGGCAACGAGATATCAAAGCTACTGCCAATGGTACGCTATTTCAGCTACCAATTCAAAAAGCTGGCTCTGTTGTTCAGCCAGGGACAATGGTAGCGGAGATTGCCCCCCTAAATTCACCTTTAATAATTCGGGCACAAATGGCTACTTCTGAAAGTGGTTCTTTACGAATAGGATTGCCAGTAAAAATAAAATTTGATGCTTATCCTTATCAAGATTATGGGGTAATAGCAGGTGAATTAATTAATATTTCTCCTACCACTATAGAGATAGATACACCTAATGGAAAAATGGCAGCTTATAACTTAGATATTTCCCTAAAACAAAATTGTATTCCCTCTGCTAATAAATGTATTGCCTTGCGTCCAGGCGATACGGCAACAGCCGAGGTGATTGTGCGCCAGCGCCGAATTATTGATTTTCTACTTGATCCGTTTAAGAAGTTGCAGCAGGGAGGATCAAAATTGTAG
- a CDS encoding peptidylprolyl isomerase, with protein sequence MSRSMTITNEDILDQVKLSRKIPEITEQIIIHNLVMSTAEEVGIKVEIEELQKAADLFRLINKLNSTKDTWTWLEKHGFSLDDFEEMIYSNLIFEKLSQHLFADKIEPYFFEHQLDYAGVVMHEVVLDDEDLALELFYAIQEGEMNFYDVAHKYIQDIELRRRGGYLGTVRRQDLKPELSAAVFAATPPQILKPIVTSKGIHLIFVEEIIQVQLDNDLRHQIIDLLFEDWIEQQIAPVELMKNFT encoded by the coding sequence ATGTCAAGATCTATGACTATTACCAACGAAGATATTCTTGATCAAGTCAAGTTATCCCGCAAAATACCGGAAATAACTGAGCAGATCATCATCCACAACTTGGTTATGAGTACTGCTGAAGAAGTTGGCATAAAAGTTGAGATAGAAGAATTACAAAAAGCAGCAGATTTATTCCGATTAATCAACAAACTCAACAGTACCAAAGATACTTGGACATGGTTAGAAAAACATGGTTTCTCCTTAGATGATTTTGAAGAAATGATCTACAGTAATCTCATTTTTGAGAAATTAAGCCAACATCTGTTTGCAGATAAAATTGAACCTTACTTCTTTGAACATCAGCTAGACTATGCTGGTGTGGTGATGCATGAAGTTGTCTTAGATGATGAAGACTTGGCGCTAGAACTTTTCTATGCCATTCAAGAAGGTGAGATGAATTTCTATGATGTGGCTCATAAATACATCCAGGATATTGAGTTACGCCGAAGAGGGGGATATTTGGGGACAGTGCGCCGCCAGGATTTAAAGCCAGAACTTTCTGCTGCGGTCTTTGCTGCTACTCCACCTCAGATTCTCAAACCGATAGTCACTTCTAAAGGAATACACCTGATTTTTGTGGAAGAGATTATCCAAGTACAATTGGATAACGACCTGCGTCATCAAATCATTGACCTTTTGTTTGAAGACTGGATTGAACAACAAATTGCGCCAGTTGAATTGATGAAAAATTTTACCTGA
- a CDS encoding TENA/THI-4/PQQC family yields the protein MKSITADRNIELANQEFTEMRPLLACQVNLYQEQIILSQNDRNFAFQVKGQSRERLQKILLMMDGSHSLQELQEIFSPNKPEIINEIVRNLDKQGFLDEVAESRVNSCIDTLLELEDLTNKLLDESLNENPFWKAINSTSFDLPMNILYGFAMEHYHLLSQNCYFYSPILSFHSSTEIRQLIKELYSQEYGQDELLLAALNTIGINREQLIEIMPLTETMAMYNALTYWANFEPLFLLSKLEVLVERELKIIESYILFCERVELDSSFIQPIKQLTNRKLNRESESLTRRIYQEIPQINGQMRQRLKGQTYLFVELYNNFYKSIWNHYANTSNLLQRVATI from the coding sequence ATGAAAAGTATTACAGCAGATAGAAACATCGAATTGGCTAATCAGGAGTTTACAGAGATGCGTCCTCTATTAGCTTGTCAGGTTAATCTCTATCAAGAGCAGATTATTCTTTCGCAGAATGACCGAAATTTTGCTTTTCAGGTTAAAGGTCAATCAAGAGAAAGGTTACAAAAAATTCTCTTAATGATGGATGGTAGTCATAGCCTGCAAGAACTCCAAGAAATATTCTCTCCTAATAAACCCGAAATCATTAATGAAATTGTTCGGAATTTAGACAAGCAGGGTTTTCTCGATGAAGTTGCCGAGTCGAGGGTTAATTCATGTATTGATACGCTTTTAGAGTTGGAGGATTTGACTAATAAATTACTCGACGAGAGCCTTAATGAAAACCCATTTTGGAAAGCAATAAATTCAACGTCATTTGATTTACCTATGAATATACTGTATGGTTTTGCTATGGAGCATTACCACTTATTATCCCAAAATTGTTATTTCTATTCTCCAATACTGAGCTTTCATAGCTCAACGGAAATTCGACAATTAATTAAAGAACTTTACTCTCAAGAATATGGGCAAGATGAGTTATTACTGGCAGCACTTAATACCATTGGTATTAACCGAGAACAACTGATAGAAATAATGCCACTTACAGAAACAATGGCAATGTATAATGCTTTAACATATTGGGCAAACTTTGAACCGCTATTTTTATTGAGTAAGCTGGAAGTTTTGGTAGAGCGGGAATTAAAAATTATCGAGTCTTATATTCTGTTTTGTGAGCGGGTTGAACTTGACTCTAGTTTTATCCAACCGATTAAACAATTGACCAACAGAAAACTCAATCGTGAATCGGAAAGCTTAACTCGTCGTATTTATCAAGAAATACCCCAAATTAATGGACAAATGAGGCAAAGGTTAAAAGGGCAAACTTATCTGTTTGTAGAACTTTATAACAATTTCTATAAATCTATCTGGAACCACTACGCCAACACCAGCAATTTACTGCAACGAGTTGCAACTATTTAA